From a single Populus trichocarpa isolate Nisqually-1 chromosome 17, P.trichocarpa_v4.1, whole genome shotgun sequence genomic region:
- the LOC18107226 gene encoding triacylglycerol lipase 2, translating into MAPQSMSRLASIYSFCVLGLMVMPHQIYGSSRGSLALTSGISDHPPADGICATLVTIHGYKCQEHEVVTEDGYILSVQRIPGGRVGVGGNGDTKRQPVLIQHGVLVDGVTWLLNQPEQNLPTILADQGFDVWISNTRGTRFSNRHLSLQVNQQGYWNWSWDELAKFDLPAVFDYVYNETGQKIHYVGHSQGTLIAMAALSEGLLVEKIKSAALLSPVAYLNTVTSILGVVCREAIVCKVANLFGDSAFDPKGQLLPFFNIARTLCDAPGIDCYGLLAPLTGPNCCLNVSTFHPFIRNEPQPTSMMNIRHCGQSIREKVVAKYDYGSSEANTARYGEAKAPAYNLSNIPKNLPLFLSYGALDTLSDVRDVNLLLGILKPNHDVDKLTIQYINNYAHMDFIMGVNAKDVVYSQVLSFFKNHTGF; encoded by the exons ATGGCTCCCCAAAGCATGTCTAGGTTGGCTTCAATTTATAGTTTTTGCGTGCTAGGCTTGATGGTTATGCCCCATCAAATATATGGCTCGAGCCGCGGCTCTTTGGCCTTAACCAGTGGCATATCAGATCACCCCCCAGCAGATGGTATATGTGCTACTTTGGTGACAATACATGGGTACAAATGCCAGGAACATGAA GTGGTAACCGAAGATGGATATATACTTAGCGTGCAAAGAATACCAGGAGGTCGTGTCGGCGTCGGTGGCAATGGTGATACAAAGAGGCAGCCAGTTCTCATACAGCATGGGGTGCTTGTA GATGGAGTGACATGGCTGCTGAATCAACCGGAACAAAATTTACCCACCATTTTAGCTGATCAAGGGTTTGATGTCTGGATTTCGAACACCAGAGGCACTAGATTTAGCAATCGGCATCTCTCTCTTCAAGTCAATCAACAG GGATATTGGAATTGGTCATGGGATGAACTGGCGAAATTCGATCTTCCAGCAGTCTTTGATTATGTGTACAATGAAACAGGACAGAAGATACATTATGTAGGTCATTCCCAG GGTACTTTGATAGCTATGGCAGCATTATCGGAAGGGTTGCTGGTGGAGAAGATCAAATCTGCAGCCTTGTTGAGCCCTGTTGCTTACTTGAATACCGTGACATCAATACTTGGTGTTGTTTGTAGAGAAGCCATTGTATGTA AGGTTGCTAATTTATTTGGTGACTCTGCATTTGATCCTAAAGG ACAGCTGCTACCATTTTTTAACATCGCCAGAACTCTATGTGATGCTCCAGGCATCGACTGCTACGGCTTGTTGGCTCCATTAACTG GCCCAAACTGCTGCCTCAATGTCTCTACTTTTCATCCGTTTATAAGGAATGAGCCACAACCTACATCAATGATGAACATCCGGCACTGTGGTCAGA GCATTCGCGAGAAGGTCGTGGCGAAATACGACTACGGATCTTCTGAAGCTAATACGGCTCGCTACGGAGAAGCGAAAGCACCTGCTTATAATCTCTCTAATATCCCCAAAAACTTGCCTCTCTTCCTAAGCTACGGAGCGCTAGATACACTGTCTGATGTTCGAGATGTCAACCTCTTACTTGGCATTCTCAAGCCCAATCATGATGTCGACAAGCTCACCATTCAATACATCAACAATTACGCTCATATGGACTTTATTATGGGAGTAAATGCCAAGGATGTTGTGTACAGTCAAGTcttatcatttttcaaaaatcacaCTGGTTTTTGA